CTCGGCTCGGTCGAGACTGAGGCCCGCGGTCTCACGAGCCATCTGACGCAGGAGTTCCTCGCTGACCCGGACCCCCACTCGAGCCGCCGAATCGCTCAGGCCGCCTCGGTGGGCCGAGGTTACGTCCGCTGCGTCTGCCACCTCTCGGCCGGCGGTTTCGACGGCCGATCCAAGCGCGTTTACGAACCGATACGCCCGCATGTCACGCTGTCGAACGGGGACGGCCTTGAAGGATGCGGTCGGGCGGACGGATTTGGGGTCTGCAGGGAAGAATATGGCAGACCCGTGCTGCAGCGGTTGGAGTCACACCCAATTCAACAGCCGCTTGCGGTCTTTTCCCCAAGTTTTTGCGAGGGGCTGCGCAGCAGCCCCTCGGAAAAAGTGGCTCGCCTTCGAGGGACTCAGACCGTTCGTCCCTCGCTATGCGCCGGCCGGGATTCGAACCCGATGGCGAGACTCACGGTGTTCGTCTCGCGTGATTCGAATCCGGCCTGCTCGTTCGCTCGTAAAACTCGCTCACTGCGCCGGCCGGGATTCGAACCCGGGCCATGAGCTTGGAAGGCTCAGGTCCTACCGCTAGACCACCGGCGCGCAGTCGGGTCTATGGAGCCCCGGAATAAGGACGTTTTCATCTGGATCCCCCGACCCGGGCATAGCAATTCCCCTTCGAAACCCACTCACGCTCCAATTCGAGGTCACTGGCCCAGACATCCGCCACGAACTCCTCGCGGTCGTAGATGTGATAGTATCGAGGCACGGTCTCGCCGTCGGGCAGCGTCCAGTCGATAGTCGTATCGAAGCCCGTCTCCCGGTCGAAACGATCGTGGGCCGTACACCAGCTGCTGACCAGGCCGACACCGCCCGGTCGAAGCACCCGTGCCAACTCGTCCAAGCTCTCGATGCGGGCGTCCTGCTCCCGCAGATGATGGATCGCCGCGATGTAGACGGCCACGTCGACCGTCGAGTGCCTGAGTGGCACAGTCGTCGCCGTCCCCTGGAGAAACGTTGCCTCGATCCCCGACTCGGTGACACGCGACCGGGCTTCTTCGAGGAGCGAGCGGCTCAAATCCAATCCGATCGGGGTCTCGACCACCGACGCCATGGCCTCCGTATGGCGACCGTTGCCACAGCCCACATCCAAACCCACAGTCCCCGAGACGGTGTCGAGAAAGTCCGTTACGTCGGTCCAGGGGTACTGGCGAGTCTGTGAGAAGTGTAACCCGATTCGGTCGTAGACCTCCCGGATCGGCGGGGATTCGTCGGTCATGCGAACACCAGGAAAACCACGTAGGCGATGGCGAGCATCGCCGTCGCGTGTTTGGCACCCGCCGCGAGGCGGCCGTCGCTCATCTGCCCGGCCACGAAGCCGGAGACGTAGCCCTGGATGATCCCGGCGTGGAAGAAGACCAGCCCGTAGGCCTCTTTTTTCGCGGGCGTCAACTCACCCAGACTGCCACCGAAGCCGACGCCACCGGCCGCGCCACCGGTCTCAAGTCCCGTCGGGATGCTGGGGATGAACACCTGATCCAGGGCGAGGACGATCCCCAGGAAGACGAAAAAGGCCACGTAGATAACGACCACGTAGGTCAACAGTTCGTTGTGCCGATCACGTTCCAGTCTGCGGGCCGACTTCGCCTCGTCGGCGGCGATTCGCAAGACCGGACCGATGTCGTTCGTCGCGCCCATCGCGTTCGTGGTGAGGGTTACGACCCTGGTGATCGCCGGGGTCTGTACCCGCGCCTGGAAGCGACGAAGGGCCCGCTCCATGGGCGCGCCGGTCTGTACGTCGGCCCAGGTTCGTTGCATCTCCGTCGACAGCGCGCCCAGATCGGACCGGGCGACTCGACCGAAACTCTCGACCAGCGACATCCCCGCCTCGTTCGTCGCCGCGAGCCGATCGAGGAAGTCCGGGATCGCGGCCTCGATCCGTTTGACCCGCCGGTGACCGATCTCGTAGGTAATCGCGTAGGTACCAGTCACGAACAGCGTGGCCCGGATCAACGGATCATCGAGCGCACTCGGCGTGAGCGTTCCGGTCGAGAGCGCCGGCCACCAGCCGCCGATGACCCAGAGGAGAGCGATCGGGACGGTCACCCAGAGAATCGCCGCGGGACGCTCGGTCAAGAGACGGCGGGGATTCATGAGCGAGCGGAGGATCGGTCTGATCTGTCGGGCGATCGAGAGGCGATCGCGGTTTTTCGTCTCGGTCTCGTCGGCCGGGGCCGTCGCGGACTCCACCGGCACGTCCGGGAACTGCAGTTCAGTGGCCCCACTGGTGTCATCCGCGTCCGCATCCACGAGGTCCTCCGTGATGGTATCCAGATAGACGATAAAGCCGATATTCGCCAGTCCGAGGACGAGATAAACGAGCGCGTGGAGGAAGGTCAGTGTCCCACCCAGAAGCAGGCCGACCACGACCAGAATGGTGATGAGAAAGAGCATGCCGGCGACGAACACGGTCACGTACGCCTCGGCGAGCACTCCCAGAAGTTCGATGAACCGTTCCTGCTGGGCGGACTCCTCCTCGCGGAAGTACTCGTACTGCTCCTGAAGAAACCCCGTTAGCGAGCCACCGCTTCGGAGTACACTCGCCAGGTTCTCGGCGAACTCCGAGAGTTCGTCACTCGGCGTCCGCTTGTTGGTCCGCTCGACACCCGTGATGAGGTCCGCACCGAGGAGATCAATATCCTTGACCGTCACCGCGAACTCCCGGGCAGTCTCGCCGTAGACCGTGGCATGATTGCTCAAGGTCCGGAGGACCTGGGTGAACGGCATCCCACTCCGGGAGAGGGCAAAGAGGAAGGCGACGTTCCGCTTCAGCGTCGAGTCGATCCGCCGGGCACGCTCACCGGCCTCGTACTGGGGGAGATACCACCGAAGCCGGTAGGTACCAAAAGCTCCGATCACCCCGAGAGTCGCACTGCTTCCCAGGAGGAGCCCGAAAAGCCCGACAATCCCCATTTCGGCAGGCGGGGTCTGAAGCAGGCCGGACAGCCAGGGGAGCAGAGAGGGGAGTCCGAGAGCGACGAGGGCCTCCCGTGTCCCAAGGAACCCATAGACCCCAGCGACGCT
This region of Halodesulfurarchaeum sp. HSR-GB genomic DNA includes:
- a CDS encoding type II secretion system F family protein; this encodes MLELLPLGLIAVLLVGLALVPVSSRLDRVVTRVALATFGEYVGERRAANTRQVGLLAAAHRPATYRAYAAKTFLYATIAALLGSVAGVYGFLGTREALVALGLPSLLPWLSGLLQTPPAEMGIVGLFGLLLGSSATLGVIGAFGTYRLRWYLPQYEAGERARRIDSTLKRNVAFLFALSRSGMPFTQVLRTLSNHATVYGETAREFAVTVKDIDLLGADLITGVERTNKRTPSDELSEFAENLASVLRSGGSLTGFLQEQYEYFREEESAQQERFIELLGVLAEAYVTVFVAGMLFLITILVVVGLLLGGTLTFLHALVYLVLGLANIGFIVYLDTITEDLVDADADDTSGATELQFPDVPVESATAPADETETKNRDRLSIARQIRPILRSLMNPRRLLTERPAAILWVTVPIALLWVIGGWWPALSTGTLTPSALDDPLIRATLFVTGTYAITYEIGHRRVKRIEAAIPDFLDRLAATNEAGMSLVESFGRVARSDLGALSTEMQRTWADVQTGAPMERALRRFQARVQTPAITRVVTLTTNAMGATNDIGPVLRIAADEAKSARRLERDRHNELLTYVVVIYVAFFVFLGIVLALDQVFIPSIPTGLETGGAAGGVGFGGSLGELTPAKKEAYGLVFFHAGIIQGYVSGFVAGQMSDGRLAAGAKHATAMLAIAYVVFLVFA
- a CDS encoding class I SAM-dependent methyltransferase; protein product: MTDESPPIREVYDRIGLHFSQTRQYPWTDVTDFLDTVSGTVGLDVGCGNGRHTEAMASVVETPIGLDLSRSLLEEARSRVTESGIEATFLQGTATTVPLRHSTVDVAVYIAAIHHLREQDARIESLDELARVLRPGGVGLVSSWCTAHDRFDRETGFDTTIDWTLPDGETVPRYYHIYDREEFVADVWASDLELEREWVSKGNCYARVGGSR